Within Lactobacillus amylovorus DSM 20531, the genomic segment AGAAATGCTTATTAACGTATTTGATAAAGTCAGATTTCTTTAAGAAATCTGATTTACGACCGCAATTCTTACGATGTATTTGGTAAGCTTTATCACCTTGTTGTGCCTTATAGCGTTTTTGCTTACCATGATAAAGCAAAACAGTACCACGTTTAACCTCATAACTGATAGTAGAAGGAGAGCAATCAAGCTCACGAGCAATAGCCCTAAGAGAGAAACCGTCTTTAATACGGGTTTGAATAACAACCCGTTGCTCAAATTAAATGCTTTCTCTTTTGGTGCTTAGGCATGATAGAATGTAAAGAGTCCATTTGTGACCTCCAATAGATGTTTTGTGATTATTAACATTCTATCAAACAGGTCCAAATGGACTTTTTATTTTTCTAAAGTGTTCAATTTGATTTTACAATCAGCGACATAATTTTAATTTAATTATGTCCATTTTTATATAAGGAGGTGAACTGGGTGAATAAAACTAAAAAAATTTATTCGATCAAGACGAATTTCTGCCATTCTTCCTTGGATAGGAATGTTGGGTATGTTGTATTTGGTCTTTTCGCTGATTATGCATGGATTATTAGCATTATATTAAATTTGGGATTTATAGCAAATTTTATTACATAATTGATGAGTATAATTGGTTGATCGAAAGAATATCATTTGATTCTCAAAGGCTGATAGCAAATAAAAGAATGGGTATTAATCGTTTAGTTATGATAGTAAGTATAGTGATAGCTGTACTTAATACAATTATTTTAATATTGTTAAAGAGACAAGATTTTATTAGTTTTTGTGTTGGGCTCTGCTTTATTAGTGAAATTTACTTCGTAAGTCGTTTAATTGAAAACTTTCAAGTAATATTGCATATTGCATTTGATAGTTGGAAGAAATTTTATATTTTGGTTGTAATAGGTACTGCAGTTTCATCCAGTGTATATCTACTTTTATTGTGTTTTAGTATAATAGCTTATTTTATATATTTGCAATTATTGGCATCATGTACGTGATAACATATTATATTTTAATAGAAATTCATGATAGGGTCGAAAATGATCTAGGTGGGCATAAATACTTTATAGATTTACCTGACAATCGATTTGGAAAAAGGTTTTAGTTCGTGAGATTTACAATTTTACGAACTAAAAAAGATATTAATCATAATACGCGTGGTGCTAGTTAAATCGTTTTAGTTAATAAAAAAGTCCAATCGGACTAGACTCAAGTTGTAGTATCAAAAATAAAAGAGTCTGATCTGATTGAACTGCCTTAAGCTTAAGCGTTTTAGCCACCATTTACAAGTTAGTTTTAAAGATTTAGTGATAATTTGTCGGCACTGGTATCGTTTGTATGCACCGGCTGAGTTTACTCATCGGCGAAATATTGATCAAATTAAAACTACGGACAGTCTGATTTTGGCTTTACTTATCTGGCAAGCTAAGACAGGAATTGAATCACAAAGAAGATTCTGTGAATGTTTCAATTGTTTATCACACTCACGTTTTAATCGGCGTTCACGTCAGCTATTGCAATTGATTTATCAGATACGGCAAGAAATGAATAAAAAGGTTGACCTGAATGGACAGTTCTTGATCATTGACAGCTTTCCGGTACCTGTTTGCCAACCAATTCGCAACTATCGTGCTAAAATTTTTCGCGGTTATGCCAACATTGGTTATAAGGACACCAAGAAAATTTACTTCTATGGTTTCAAAGTTCATGCCATTGTTAGCGATGACGGTTACATTCTTGATTATGTCGTAACAAAGGCATCAGTTCATGATGCCAGGGAGACAGTTGAACTGATGGAAAATACCCATCCATCTAATTACTATCTTCTTGGCGACGAAGGCTATTTAGGCAAAGAACTGCATCAACAGCTAAAACAAATGGGTTACGAACTTTGGACACCATATCGTAAAAATATGACAGGAGCTAAAAAGCACAATGATCATCAATTGATGGCTATTCGCAGAACAATTGAAAGCGACTTTTCGCTTCTGACCTATTACAATGCCGAGAACAATCGAGCACGTAGTCTGATAGGCTTTCAAAGCCGGTTGGAAATTGCAATTTTAGCTTATAATTTGGCTTATTGTCTAGAACGATTTAACTAGCACCACGCGTTTCAATATAGAAAATACGCGATTTTACAGCGATGGTAACAGGGGCTTTTTTATGACAAAAGATAGAGAAGGAATGATTTTGACGGCGACTCATGATGGTTATGGTCTTACTAAGGAAAATCGTTCTTAGAATGAAACGGGTGGTACCGGTCCAATCTTCATCTTAGTTGACCCGTACGAACATAAAAAGGGTGATCCTTTAATTAACGACAAGCCAACGTTTGAGATACCAAAACCAGAAAAGAAGCCTGACGACAAACCAAAGACACCAGACAAGCCAAAGGTACCAGATAAGATAACTGTTCCTGATATCCCTGACATTCCTGAACCAAATCCGGCTGTTGTAACTACAGATGAGCCTAAAGAACCAAAGGGCGAAAATGTAGATGAAACTTTAACCACTGGTGTGAAAGGCCAAGATGTAACCAAGACTAAGCAGAATAATCCAGTCAAACCAATGGCTCAAGACATAAAGCAGCCTAAGCAGCCAGTCGTTCAAAAAGTTTCCCTAAACAATCCAAAAGCCACTTTGCCTCAAACAGGTGAACGTAGCTCAATTTTGTTGAGCGTGGCTCGGCGGATTAGTTGCATTAACTGGTTTGCTTTATCTTGATAAGGACAGAAAGAATAAGAAAGCTTAATAAACAAAAAGACGAGAAATACTAAAAGAAATCTCGTCTTTTTTGATGCTCTTAAAATTTTTATTACTTAACGTTCAAAATATCTTCCTTAGCATGAATCAAACGCGTGATGAAAGCACAGTATGGAGTGGCAACACTATGCTTCAAGCCCTTGCGCCAAACGGCACCGTCAATATAGTCGATCTCAGTTGGACGATTGTTTTGAACCAAATCCTGATGCATTGAAGGATAGTGTGGCGTATCAAACAAACTTTCAACGTGTTCAATAACTTCCTTGCGATCCAAGTTGACGCCCTCGTATTGAGCAACATCCGCAAATTCTTGTACGATATTTCTAGTCAACTCGTCAGCTTCCTTAGTGTGACCAAATTGCTTGCAGTCAGCATCAAGCAAAGCACAAAGAGCATTAACCACGCCGTTAACACAAGCTTTACGCCAGATAGAATACATGACGTTTTCACTGTAACTAGCATTCAAACCAGCATCAGTCAAAATCTTAACGATCTTTTGCGTCTCGTCTTTACCTTTTGGATCAAGGCATTGGATTTCGACGTTACCATTGTCATTGGCGAAAGTAATGTGGCCAGGAGCCGTCATCATTGATGCCCACATCGTGACACCCCATAATGATGTGATCGCGAGTGACAAATCTCTCTAGCACATCTTCGTGACCTAAGCCATTAAGCAGCAGAGCACATAAGTATCTTTGCTAATGATTGGCTTCAGACTGTTTAACATATTTTCTAACTGCATTGACTTGGTAAAGACGATTAACAGATCAACGCTTTCATGTTGCTCATCGATTTCTTCAGGACTGTAAATTGGCATCTTTTCCGCAATTTCTTCGTCCTTAACTCTAGCGACCACGCCATTTTCACGGATGGCGGCAATGTTTCTGTCCCAAGTATCGATTAAAGTAACGTCATTTCCAGCCTTCTTTAAATGCCAGCCGAATTTTGAACCCATTGCGCCAGCACCGGCAATTGCAATTCTCATATTTTAAGCCTCCTGTATAATTAGTAATCGTTTTCAGCATAAGATAAAATAGATAAATTAGCAATTGAAAAGAATGCTATAAATAAGTTATTATTAAAGCGTATAAACGGTATCATATTTTTGTAGGCTTATTATGGTTATTATTAATAATGATTTTCATGATGTTTTAACTGGAAGACATTCTGTACGTAGATTTGATCCTTCAGTAAAAATTAGTCGTGAAGAAATGACCAAAATGCTTAAAGAAACCATCACGGCACCATCTGCATGCAACTTACAGGCTTGGAGATTTGTGGTTGTTGATACAGGTAAAGGAAGAGAAAAACTGCATAAATATCTTATGAAGTTTAACTTCCCACAGATCGATAAAAGTTCGGCAATTGTTCTATTCTTTGGCAATACCTTAGCTTTTAAAAAGTATAGTAAATTATGGCATAGCATGTATGAAGCCAAAAGGTAACTAAAGAAGCTATGAATGCTGCTTTAAATACTTTCATGCCTTTATATGAAAAAGCACCAAAGGAAATGTTAGTTGCTGATTCAATGGTTGATACTTCACTTGCTGCAATGCAGTTTTATGTTGAATAGCTCGTGAGCATGGCTATGATACTAATGCAATGGCCGGTTATGATTCACTCAAGCTGCAGCCACAATGGGACTTGACCCTAAGCAGTATGTTCCGGTGATGGCAATTGCGGTTGGTAAGCATGATCCCAAGGCTGAACCTGAGATTGCTACGACTAGATATCAAATTTCAGATTTAGTTGATTTTGAATAATTGCTTATATAGAAACTTTTTTTATGATGAAAGGACTAATAGTAGGAGGGACTTGTTATGAGAAAGAGATATTTGTTCCTAATGTCATTGTGCATTCGTTAGTATTTTCTTTGTAGGGATGCAAAGTCAAAATGTTTATGCAGCTAGTCAATATGGCATTGCTCGTAAATATACAACACCTAAGGCAACTCGGGGAACTTGGTACTATCGTGAAACTGACAAGTTCAGCAGTGATAAAAAGACCATTCATACTTTGAAAATTACTGCTCACACTGCTAATAAAGATAAGTTGTATGTACCTTCACAAAAATTCTTTAAGAAGAATGTATATAATGTTTCTTCAAAGAAGCGTAATGCTTTTATCAAGAAGGTTATGAAGAAGAATATTTATGCAGCTTATAACTTTAAGAAGGGCTTTAACGTTAATAATTGGGTTAACTTGGCTGGTGATGGTGTTTATTACATCCCTGTAACCAGAACTGTTAAAGGTAAAAAGGTGAAGGCTTTGAAGATTGCTACTGGTGCAGATCAACATGCCAGCGCTTATGCATTCAAGACCAAGGCTTTAGCTAAGGCTGCTAAGTAATAGAAATCTTATTTTAATGAATATTTTAAAAAGACATAGTTAGAGTAAATCTGACTATGCCTTTTTGAATGCTTGATAAGTGGTAAAATATCGTTGAATTGGAAAGTTGAGGATGAAATGAAAAAGATTGGGAAAATATCAGTAATTGTGTTAGCAGGTTTAGCTTTAGCCGGCTGCAGTCAAAAGCCGAAGCAAAAAATGCATCATCTAAAGGCAGTGCAACTATCAAAGTAACTAAGAACAAGAAACAGCCCACAAAGATGGGACATTTGTCTGATCAAGATCTAAGTCCACAAAAAACAGTAGCGGTTATAGTGGCATATGCTGGTGATCGTTATTCTGGTAGTTGGACCAAGGCTTTGCTTGATGGTAAGCAAAACGGTATTGAAGTCGATTTAAAGAATCAGTCAAATTATTCATATATGAATGAGGGTAGCGGCGTAGCTTATATGGTATCGGCAGATGCTGGATATACTCTTAAGCAAGTGAATGGAGAGAATATTTATTATCTCTTTTCAAATGGTAAAAAATTAGGATCTGTGACCATGAAGCAAATGGTTGATTATTTGAATAAACGTGACTCAGATAGTTTGGTAAATAGTTTAGCTCAAAATGCCAAGGTGAACGATGAGCGTTCGGATTCAGGCGATGATTCTTCAGATTCTGCTGGTAAAAAATCAAACTTACCAGGAGACGACGGATTGTTTAATGTGCCAACTGAATTTCAAGGTACTTGGTATACTTATAATGATGATAAAATGTCTATTATTAAAATAAGTCAAAACAAAATCAACGTTGATAATTACGTACAAGAATTGCATAAAGTAAAAGCTGGTTTTCTTGATAAATATACTTATGGTGATATGTCTGCATCATATCATAAAGCAACCAAAAATTGGGGAATGGCTGGTATGGGAAGTCAACGTGTTCATGGAATAAATTATATGAATGTCCGTGGTTGGATGCAGGAAGCAGGGGATGGAGACTTCTATGGTCTACATACTGAGAACGGTCAATCTGTTTTAGTACTTGCTCAAGGAGCCGGTCCATGGGTAAGTAGCGTTGCCTGGAAGACGCCACAACTTGCTCAACAATATAAGCATAAGAAATTTAAGGATTTGTATTACCAAGATGACCAATAATATGAAAAGGATACCGTTAATCTTAATGTTGGGGCCACAAGCTTCAGGTAAATCTAGTTTCATTAAGATGAACGATTTACAAAACTATACTATCTCAGCTGATGAGATAAGAATTCGTTTAAATGGAATTAATTCAAATAATGGGCATCCCCAAATAAACTTTGTTGGTCAAACTGAGAAAATTGTTTGGCAGATTTTTAATCAAATACTACAAACACGGTTACAAAATGGCCTACCAACTATTGTCGATAATACAAATTTAGGCGGGCATGGATTTAATCCAATTAATGATATCTTGAAAAGAGTACCAGATAATTATCAAGTGTATGTGATCGATTGTTTTAAACCACTACTGGATGCCAATGATCCACTAAGTGAGGAATCATTAACTCATGCGTTAAAAATTCTCGACCAACGCAATCGTGATCGAGAATATTCAGTGAATATGGATATTATTCAACGTTTTGTTGATTATTATGCTCACTTCGAAATACCAAATAAGGTAAAAGTGATTAGCTCTGCTGATCTGCAGAAAGCACAGGATTTGATTGATCTAATTCTAAATTTTAATAGGTAAAAAATTTAACTTAAATTAAAGAGTCAGCATACTATGGAATGCTATAGTGTGCTGGCTTTTTGTTATAATAAATATAAGAAATACGTTAACAAGGAAGATAAAATGAAAACATTAACTTTACAGTATACAATTAGTCAAAAAGGTTGGACGGATTTAAGACAGAACGGCAAGATCAGCATTGATGAGCAATCATATTTACTTAATGCGATTCGTGCACAAGATCAATATTTCAAGAATATCTATCTTGAACAATATCTGTTGCAAAAGATTATTAAAGATACGTTGCCAGAAGCAAAAAAGCCAATTTTGGCTAAAAAGATACCGATCTCTTGTACACCATTTCCAGAGCATGTAACCGAAATGCCGGATGCCGGTGAAATTTTGTTGGAACTTGAAGTTCCAGAGAATGAGGTTGTAACAGTTGATTATCGTACTTGGCTTTATTTAGCTAGCGAAGTAAACAAGACAGTTGAAAAGTACAATAGCATGAAAGATATGAATACAATCTTGAAGTTGCCTGAAAAGAAATTAAAGATTGATAAGATGATGCGAGTTCAATTGCTTGATGTGTTAAATCCAGCTAAGACAATGAATTTTATCCCTGAACTCAAGTTAGATCAAGTCAAGAAGGCTTATCAGTCGGCTGATGGTCAACTTGAAGAACTTGAGGATTATTAAGCAGAAGAAGGTTAAAACTATGAAGAGGAGAGGCTATTTAATTGGTGCAGTAGCTGCTGGTGCATTGCTATTTAGTTTGAATACTAACGTTCAAGCTGCAACAGTACCAATTTCTGATAATGCAACCAGCTATGTGAGAAAAGGCAATCAATACCGTTTCTATTTCAAAGCACCAACCAGATTAACTGTTGCCACTAAGGCAAAATATAAGATCCTTAATACTTCAAATTGGGAATGCATCCCTTATAAGGGTAAAAACAAGAATACCAAAGTCTTCTATTTGCGTTCTGGTCATTACAATTTGACTACTAAATCTGGTAAAAATGTAAAGATTAAGACTAGCGCTACACGGATTACCAAGATCAGAAATAAGCTGGAGACTTTCTCTCATAAAACTTATCCGTTAGAAACGCGTTTTACCTCAGCTATCCCAATAAAAATAGGACAGACGGTTACTGGTATGACTGATATGTATCATACTGAAAAGCTGAATACGATGAATAGATATAAATTTACGCTGGATAAAGATCAAAAAGTAACGATGAATATGTCTGTTCAACCTGTGTATGAGAACAGTCGGTCTAATATTTTTAACAATAATGACATTCAAATTGTGCAGGACACAGATTATGGTTATGCGTTAAATCCATGGAAAACTAAAGGAACCTTAAAAAATGGAAAATATTCCTGGAATTTAGAGAAAGGGACTTATTATCTAGAAAAAGGTTCTGCTCGTGGTCGTTTCAGCTTTAAGTTGACTAGCGAAGATACGAATGCTCTTCCAAGTACGCCTAAGTTGACTAAGGTTAGCTCAACTGAAGATGGAATCAAGGTTGATTATACTAAAGCTGATAATGCGACTGGTTATGGAATTTATGGTTCTTCTCTAAGACGGTATAGATCAAATGATCCTTTGCTTGATGCCGCATCAATGATTGGACATAGTAATTTCACCCCTGACGGCAATTATCCTGATGTTTTAACTCAGACAATTTCAAAGAATAGACTGATTAACGGTGAAACTTACGATATTGCTGTTCGTGCGGTGAATGATGAAGAAGGTAGAAGCTTTAGCCCAGTTTCAGCAAATCAAAAGTTTACTTACTATATTCCTTTAAAGGGCAGTCATGAGAAACCAAAGACGCCAACGCTTAAGGTTAGCTATTATAATGACCATGGTTCAGATGAACCATATATCAACATTGAATGGGACGTTAACCCAGAAGCTGATAGCTATGAGATTCAGTATAGATTGAAAGGTAGCAGTAAGTGGGCAACCTTCTTTAGCAAAACTAGAAGCGGCGATATAGTAGATGATCCAACGAATGATTTTGGACAAGACTTTAAGAAGGGCCAAGTTTACGAAGTTCGCGTTCGTGCACTTCACAGTAATTTGATCAGTGACTGGTCCGAGGTTAAAACAGCACGCGTTGATGTTACGCCGAATAGGTAGAAAATAGTTAAAAATGTCTTTTAATTGGGTTATTTTGACTTAGTCAAGAGACTTTTTTATAGCATTCCAGAGAGGGATGCTTTTTATTTTTCAGTAATCGTAATTACAGTAATTATAATTATTGTAAGTACGATTACTGTAATTTAAATTACTGAAAAAGAAGATTCGAGACCGTAAAATAGTTTGTGTAAGGATGAATGATTCCTTAAATTAATTTCTTAAAACATTAGAAAAAGGAGTTCCTTTCTCGTATGATTGGTTTGAACAAAAAACACATACAGAAAGAAGAACTCCTTCATGAATGATTTTACCAAAAATATGGCACAAGCTCTATTCAATCAAGACAAAATAAACGATTTATTGCGCAAAGAACTCCAGCAAGCAGTTAATGACCTATTAGAGGCTGAACTGACTGCGTTTTTAGGCTATGATCCTTATGCCAGAGCTGGCTGGAATACAGGCAAATCACGCAATGGTGCTTACTTTCGCAAGGTTGATACGCAATTTGGCGAGATTGAAATTCAGATGCCTAGGGATCGCAACGGCATGTTTCATCAGCACACGCTCCCTGACTACAAGCAGCACTCCGATGTTTTGGAAAGCATGATTATCAAGCTATATTCCAAAGGCGTAACCACCAGAGAAATAGCCGACTTGATTGAAAAGATGTATGGCAGTCATTACAGCCCAGCTCAGGTATCTAACATCTCCAAGCAGATGATTCTAAAAGTCGAGGCCTATCATCAGCGCAAACTCAGTGACAAGTTCTTCTGCGTTTATTTGGACGCTACCTACATTCCTTTGCGTCGCATAACCTTTGATCGTGAAGCAGTTTATATTGCCATTGGCATCAAGCCTAATGGCCACAAGGAAATCATCGATTACCGCATTGCTCCCAGCGAAAACGTCGAGAATTGGACGGAAATGCTTCAAGACATGAAGTCTCGCGGTCTAGAACAGGTTGAGCTCTTTCTTTCAGATGGCGTTGTGGGCATGAAGACAGTGCTGGAGCAGACTTATCCGAAAGCTCATTTTCAACGCTGTCTAGTTCATGTCATGCGCAATATTTGCGCTAAAGTACGCGTAGATGATCGCGAAACGATCATGAATGAATTCAAGCAAATTCATCAACAGCAAAATAAAGAAGCTGCG encodes:
- a CDS encoding IS256 family transposase: MNDFTKNMAQALFNQDKINDLLRKELQQAVNDLLEAELTAFLGYDPYARAGWNTGKSRNGAYFRKVDTQFGEIEIQMPRDRNGMFHQHTLPDYKQHSDVLESMIIKLYSKGVTTREIADLIEKMYGSHYSPAQVSNISKQMILKVEAYHQRKLSDKFFCVYLDATYIPLRRITFDREAVYIAIGIKPNGHKEIIDYRIAPSENVENWTEMLQDMKSRGLEQVELFLSDGVVGMKTVLEQTYPKAHFQRCLVHVMRNICAKVRVDDRETIMNEFKQIHQQQNKEAAIKVLHAFYDKWNRAYNHVIRNLKDIEPDLLVFYSYPKQIRASIYSTNMIESFNNVIKRKAKPKAEFPTEQSLDTFIGIQAMSYNDRYFNRIHKGFGQVKDTLESYFD
- a CDS encoding IS982 family transposase, which translates into the protein MNCLKLKRFSHHLQVSFKDLVIICRHWYRLYAPAEFTHRRNIDQIKTTDSLILALLIWQAKTGIESQRRFCECFNCLSHSRFNRRSRQLLQLIYQIRQEMNKKVDLNGQFLIIDSFPVPVCQPIRNYRAKIFRGYANIGYKDTKKIYFYGFKVHAIVSDDGYILDYVVTKASVHDARETVELMENTHPSNYYLLGDEGYLGKELHQQLKQMGYELWTPYRKNMTGAKKHNDHQLMAIRRTIESDFSLLTYYNAENNRARSLIGFQSRLEIAILAYNLAYCLERFN
- a CDS encoding AAA family ATPase — its product is MLGPQASGKSSFIKMNDLQNYTISADEIRIRLNGINSNNGHPQINFVGQTEKIVWQIFNQILQTRLQNGLPTIVDNTNLGGHGFNPINDILKRVPDNYQVYVIDCFKPLLDANDPLSEESLTHALKILDQRNRDREYSVNMDIIQRFVDYYAHFEIPNKVKVISSADLQKAQDLIDLILNFNR
- a CDS encoding fibronectin type III domain-containing protein, translated to MKRRGYLIGAVAAGALLFSLNTNVQAATVPISDNATSYVRKGNQYRFYFKAPTRLTVATKAKYKILNTSNWECIPYKGKNKNTKVFYLRSGHYNLTTKSGKNVKIKTSATRITKIRNKLETFSHKTYPLETRFTSAIPIKIGQTVTGMTDMYHTEKLNTMNRYKFTLDKDQKVTMNMSVQPVYENSRSNIFNNNDIQIVQDTDYGYALNPWKTKGTLKNGKYSWNLEKGTYYLEKGSARGRFSFKLTSEDTNALPSTPKLTKVSSTEDGIKVDYTKADNATGYGIYGSSLRRYRSNDPLLDAASMIGHSNFTPDGNYPDVLTQTISKNRLINGETYDIAVRAVNDEEGRSFSPVSANQKFTYYIPLKGSHEKPKTPTLKVSYYNDHGSDEPYINIEWDVNPEADSYEIQYRLKGSSKWATFFSKTRSGDIVDDPTNDFGQDFKKGQVYEVRVRALHSNLISDWSEVKTARVDVTPNR